One Spea bombifrons isolate aSpeBom1 chromosome 1, aSpeBom1.2.pri, whole genome shotgun sequence DNA window includes the following coding sequences:
- the HMGCR gene encoding 3-hydroxy-3-methylglutaryl-Coenzyme A reductase, with translation MLSRLFRMHGQFVASHPWEVIVGTVTITICMMSMNMFTGNDKICGWNYECPKFEEDVLSSDIIILTITRCIAILYIYFQFQNLRQLGSKYILGIAGLFTIFSSFVFSTVVIHFLDKELTGLNEALPFFLLLIDLSKASALAKFALSSNSQDEVRDNIARGMAILGPTFTLDALVECLVIGVGTMSGVRQLEIMCCFGCMSVVANYFAFMTFFPACVSLVLELSRESREGRPIWQLSQFASVLEEEEDNKPNPVTQRVKMIMSLGLVLVHAHSRWISEPSSQNNTSVDNSKIPIGFDDSMPKRIEPSMPLWQFYLSRMLTMDIEQVITLGLALLLAVKYIFFEQTETESTFSLKNPITSPVTMQKKPIESCCRKEPEQEARVSTVEQVSSKEIKEAVIKPLPLESPPKTNFVVGDSSSLDSSSDEDREKVELPEVPRPIEECVQILKNPDKGAPYLSDEEVIRLVNAKHIPSYKLESMMETPERGVAIRRKMLSPRLPQSSSLQNLPYKNYNYSLVMGACCENVIGYMPIPVGVAGPLLLNHKEYQVPMATTEGCLVASTNRGCRAIMLGGGAHSRVLADGMTRGPVVRLPTACDAAEVKAWLDSPEGFKIIKDAFDSTSRFARLGRLQSTIAGRNLYIRFQSKTGDAMGMNMISKGTEQALSRLQEEFPEVQLLAVSGNYCTDKKPAAINWIEGRGKSVVCEAIIPARVVREVLKTSTAALVDVNINKNLVGSAMAGSIGGYNAHAANIVTAIYIACGQDAAQNVGSSNCITLMEHTGPMHEDLYISCTMPSIEIGTVGGGTTLAPQQACLQMLGVQGANPETPGKNACQLAQIVCATVMAGELSLMSALAAGHLVKSHMVHNRSKINLQDLPGTCTKKAA, from the exons ATGCTGTCTCGACTCTTCCGCATGCATGGCCAATTTGTGGCTTCTCATCCATGGGAGGTGATTGTAGGTACCGTGACTATTACAATCTGCATGATGTCAATGAACATGTTCACTGGGAATGATAAGATCTGTGGATGGAACTATGAGTGCCCAAAGTTTGAGGAG GATGTCCTCAGCAGTGACATCATTATCTTGACAATTACAAGATGTATTGCCATTCTGTATATCTACTTCCAGTTCCAGAACCTCAGACAGCTTGGatctaaatacattttag GTATTGCTGGCCTGTTTACTATCTTCTCAAGTTTTGTCTTCAGCACAGTGGTCATTCACTTCCTGGACAAGGAATTAACAGGTTTGAA CGAGGCACTCCCTTTCTTTTTGCTATTGATTGATCTTTCCAAGGCCAGTGCCCTAGCCAAATTCGCTCTCAGTTCCAACTCACAG GATGAGGTCAGAGACAACATTGCCCGGGGCATGGCTATTCTGGGACCTACCTTCACTCTTGATGCCCTTGTTGAGTGCCTTGTTATTGGCGTGGGCACCATGTCAG GTGTGCGGCAGCTGGAAATCATGTGCTGCTTCGGTTGTATGTCTGTCGTAGCTAATTATTTTGCCTTCATGACCTTCTTCCCAGCATGTGTTTCCTTGGTATTAGAG CTTTCCAGGGAGAGTAGGGAGGGCCGGCCTATTTGGCAACTAAGTCAGTTTGCCAGTGTattagaagaggaggaagataACAAGCCAAATCCTGTTACTCAGAGAGTGAAAATGATCATG tcCTTAGGCCTGGTTCTAGTTCATGCTCACAGTCGCTGGATAAGTGAACCCTCCTCTCAAAACAACACTTCTGTTGACAACAGTAAGATTCCCATTGGATTTGATGATAGCATGCCTAAGAGAATTGAGCCCAGCATGCCACTTTGGCAGTTCTATCTCTCTAG AATGCTCACTATGGACATTGAGCAGGTCATCACACTTGGCCTTGCTCTTCTTCTTGCCGTTAAATACATATTCTTTGAACAAACTGAGACAGAATCTACGTTCTCCCTGAAGAATCCCATTACCTCTCCTGTAACCATGCAGAAGAAACCAATAGAAAGTTGCTGCAGGAAGGAGCCTGAACAAGAAGCCAGAGTTAGTACAGTAGAACAAGTGtcatcaaaagaaataaaag AGGCAGTAATAAAGCCTTTACCTTTGGAAAGCCCACCCAAAACCAACTTTGTAGTAGGAGATTCCTCTTCCTTGGATTCATCATCCGATGAAGACAGAGAAAAAGTTGAATTGCCAGAGGTGCCCCGTCCTATTGAAGAATGTGTTCAAATCCTCAAGAACCCTgat AAAGGTGCTCCGTACCTGAGTGATGAGGAGGTGATCCGGCTAGTGAATGCTAAACACATCCCTTCTTATAAATTGGAATCCATGATGGAGACCCCTGAGAGAGGAGTGGCTATTCGCAGAAAAATGCTGTCACCAAGACTGCCCCAGTCTTCATCGCTTCAAAATTTGCCTTACAAGAACTACAACTACTCCTTG GTCATGGGAGCATGCTGCGAGAATGTCATCGGTTATATGCCCATTCCAGTAGGTGTGGCAGGACCACTTCTCCTAAACCACAAAGAGTATCAGGTGCCCATGGCAACAACGGAAGGCTGTCTTGTGGCTAGCACAAACCGTGGCTGCAGAGCTATAATG CTTGGAGGAGGCGCTCACAGTCGTGTCTTGGCTGATGGAATGACTCGGGGACCAGTTGTCAGGTTGCCCACTGCCTGTGATGCTGCAGAAGTGAAGGCCTGGTTAGACAGCCCTGAAGGCTTTAAAATCATCAAAGATGCCTTTGACAGCACCAGCAG ATTTGCACGACTGGGGAGACTCCAGAGCACCATCGCTGGCAGAAACCTGTACATCCGCTTTCAGTCAAAAACGGGAGACGCTATGGGAATGAACATGATCTCAaag GGTACAGAACAGGCACTATCCAGACTGCAAGAAGAGTTTCCAGAGGTCCAGCTTCTAGCTGTAAGTGGGAATTACTGCACTGACAAGAAGCCTGCTGCTATTAACTGGATAGAAGGGAGAGGCAAGTCTGTAGTCTGTGAAGCAATCATCCCAGCCAGAGTGGTACGAGAG GTACTAAAAACATCCACTGCAGCTTTGGTTGACGTCAATATAAACAAGAACTTGGTGGGCTCTGCAATGGCTGGAAGCATTGGGGGCTACAACGCCCATGCTGCAAACATAGTAACAGCTATTTACATTGCATGTGGACAA GATGCTGCTCAAAATGTGGGGAGCTCTAACTGCATCACGCTGATGGAACACACAGGACCTATGCATGAAGATCTATACATCAGCTGCACTATGCCTTCAATTGAGATCGGCACTGTTGGAGGGGGAACCACCCTGGCCCCACAACAGGCATGCTTACAG ATGCTCGGTGTACAAGGAGCAAATCCAGAGACTCCTGGGAAAAATGCGTGTCAACTTGCGCAGATCGTCTGTGCTACTGTAATGGCGGGGGAGCTCTCTCTAATGTCTGCTCTGGCAGCTGGACATCTAGTAAAGAGCCATATGGTGCACAACAG GTCCAAAATTAATCTTCAAGATCTTCCTGGAACATGCACAAAGAAAGCCGCTTGA